One Myxococcales bacterium genomic window, CGCTCGGCTGCCCGGTGAGCCACTCGGCGAGGTCGACGGCGGAACGTGCCAGGGTGAGGGCACGTGTGTTGTCACTGGCGTCGCCGGCAGCTTGCGCCGCGCGACGAAGCCAAACGATCGCGTCGACGCGTTCGTTGCGAAGCCAAAGTGCTTCCGCCGTCTGGAGAGCCCAGGCGACGTCTTCACTATCGGTGTCGAGGACGGGGGGGATCCCGCGCATGAAAACCGCGAATGCGAAACGATCGATGTCAGCGCCGGCGCTCAGTCGCCTAGCTCTGCCACTCTACCATCGTCAGCGGCAACGATGAGACCACCATCGCTCGCGAGGGTGACGGGTGCGTCGACGTCGGCTCCGCGGTCGACGCGAAATCGCACTCGACCACCTCGCTCGATGGCGTAGACCGCGTCGTCCTGGGCGCCAAAAACCAGGGTTCCCTCGCTGTCCTCGAGGGCACCGCCGTGGACGCCAAACTCGCGCGAAGACGGTCCCGGGACGCGGAAGGCGCCGACGACCGCGCCGCGTACGAGGCGGAGCAAACCCGCGCGCGGACCGTAAACCCCGACGAGGAGGCCGCCATCGCGGGCAACGGAGATGGCGCCGCGCACATGCCCGCCCACGTCCGTACGCGCGACGACGGAGCCGTCGCCGGGGCGCAGCCGAAACACGGCGCCTCCATCGGTTCCGAAATAGACGTCGCCATCGTCGGCGACGGCTGGGCCCCCGTCGACGTCAGCGCCGAGGTCGACCGACCATTTGAGGCGGCCGTCAGGCGAGACGGCGTAGGCGTGGCGATCCTGACTGCCGAAGTAGATCGTCTGATCGGCGGCGATGGCCGGCGCGGTGAAGATCTTCTTTTTCGCACGGTATCGAGCGCTCACGACGCCGCTCGTCGAGACGACGTAGAGAACCGGGCCGGCAGCGAAGGCGAGTCGGCCGCCGTCCACAAACGCCGGCGCCACGTCGGCCTCCCCTTCCACGTCGAGCTTCCACGCGATGCTGCCGCTCTTTGCGACGGCGACCATGCGTTTGGCATCACAACCAACGTAGACCGTGCCGTCGTCGCCCACGAGCGGCGTCCCGTAGGCCTTCGCCCCGAGCGCCACCTTGCGCTGAATGGCGCCACGGCGATCGACGGCCAAGAGCGTGCCATCGAGCGCGAGCACGTGGACGGTCTTCTCATCGTTCGAGAGCACCGGTTGCGCGACGACGGGCGCACCGAGGGCAATGGACCAGCGCTCCCTCGGCGCTCTTGCGACGACGCCGGGAGCGCGGTGCGTGCGAGCGCGGTCACCGTGGAACGTCGTCGACGCGTGGGCGTTGACGACACCTGCGCCGAGCGGCTCAAGCGTGCCCAAGGCCGCCTCGGCCGACAGCGCGGGCGATGCCAAGGGAACCGCCACCGGCGCGCCAAGGCCGACAACGGAGGGGCGACGGGCGCGTGTGAACACGAGAAGCGCGCCGACGACGACCAAGATCGCGATCGGCAGCCTCTGCAAGCGTGCCGTTAGGGGGCTGAAGCGGCTCCGCGAGCGTCGCGCCCCCTCTGCGCGCTCCTCCGTGCGCTCCTCGGTCAAGCGGGCCTTCAGCGCGCGCGCCGTCGCGCGACCTTGAGGCGCTGCTCGGATTGCCGCTGGTGGCGGGCTTCGTCAACGCCGAGACGGTGCGGCTCCTCGCCGGGCATGCGGCGCGCGAGGAAGCCAATGAGCTGAAGGCCTGCCGTGCGGGTGGCTTCAGGCACCGGGACCTCGCGGAGGAGGTTCGAGATGTCCTCGATCATGCGTGCCCGTGCGCTCTCGTCAGCCACCCATGTCCTCCGTACAGCCGGCATATGCAGAAGCAGACTCCACGCACTTTGCAAGAGAAATAAGGCGCCGCCCCTCGGCGCCCCGCGTTGAACGCCGCAACCGCAAACGATTTCCGTGAGTTAAGTCAGATGGGATCAATCAATACTTCTCGATCTTTGGCGCCGTTCGCAGGCCCCACGAGCCCCCGCCGCTCCATCATTTCGACAATCCGGGCGGCACGGTTGTAGCCGAGGCCTAGTTTGCGCTGCAGCCACGACGTGGAGCACCGGCGCGTGTCGGCGACGAGGCGAACCGCGTCGTCGTAGAGCGGATCTTGTTCGGCATCGTCCTCGGCATCCGCGGCACCGTCCTCGTCGCGCGGCTTGAGGATGTTCTCGTCGTAGACCGGCTCGCCCTGCTTGCGGAGGAAGTCGGTCACGAGCTGGACCTCTTCCTCGCTGATCATCGGGCACTGGACGCGCTTGGTCTCGTTGGTCCCGTTTAGCTTGATGAGCATGTCGCCGCGACCGAGCAGGTGCTCGGCGCCTTGTTCATCGAGGATCGTCCGCGAGTCGACCTTCTGGGCGACGCGGTATGCGATGCGTGTCGGGAAGTTCGCCTTGATCATGCCCGTGATGACGTCGACGCTCGGTCGCTGCGTCGCGAGGATGACGTGCATGCCAGCGGCGCGCGCCTTTTGGGCGAGGCGGGCGACGGCGGCCTCGACCTCTTTCCCCTGCTGCATCATGAGGTCGGCAAACTCGTCGACGACGATGACGATGAAGGGCAGGCGCTCGGGGAGCGGCGCGGTCCCCTCTTCGCCGGCTTGCGGCGGGAGCTCCTCCGGTAGACCGTTATGGTCCTTCGCCGTCACAGTCCTCGGCAAGGGGTTCTTGATCTCCCCGCGGATGACCCGGTCGACCCAGTTGTTGAAGGTGCCGATGTTCTTGGTGCCGGCGTCGGCGAAGAGCTGGTAGCGGCGCTCCATTTCGTCGACGGCCCATTTGAGGGCGTTGGACGCCTGCTTCATGTCCGTCACGACGGGCAAGAGCATGTGCGGGATGCGGTCGAAGGGAGCGAGCTCGACGACCTTGGGATCGATCATGAGGAGCCGAAGCTCCTCGGGCGTGCGCCGGAAGAGCAGCGAGGTGAGCATCACGTTGAGACCGACGCTCTTGCCGGCGCCGGTCGCGCCGGCGACGATGACGTGCGGCATGCTCGCGAGGTCGGCGTAGACGGGAGCACCGACGATGTCGCGGCCCAAGACGACGGGCAGCGGCGCGTCGAGCGTTTGGAAGCGACGATCCTCGATGAGGTCGCGAAGGGACACGGGGATGCGGCGCTCGTTTGGCAACTCGAAGCCGATGCGGTTCTTGCCGGGGATGGGCGCCACAATGCGCACCTTGCGCGCGAGCGCCAAGGCGAGGTCGTCGGCGAGCGAGGCGACCTTGGAGACCTTCGTCCCGGCGGCCGGAGAGACCTCGAAGGTGGTGACCGTGGGCCCTGGGAGGATGTCTTCGACCTTGCCGCTGACGCCGTAGTCGGAGAGCGTCTTGACGAGCAGCTCGGCGTTCTTGAAGAGCGCGTCCTTGTCCACGACGGCTGCCGAATCAACCTTGGCGGCGACCAAGAAGTCCATCTTCGGCAGCTCAAAGCTCGTCGGCGCTTGAGGCCGTGCACGCTCGCGCTCTCGAACGGCCTCCTTTTGCAGGACGCTCGAGGTGTCGACGATGGTCGGCTCCTTGAGCTTCTTCTTCGGGCGCGTGCCCGGCGCGCCGACACCGGCGTCGGCGGTGGCGTCGGCAACGTCGTCGTTGTCGGCTGCCTCCTCGGGCACCGCACACGATGCGTCCGGCGTTTCGGCCTGGGAGAGCGAAACGTCGTCCACGTCAGCGACCGCCGCCCCAGCGTCGTCGCCTTCACCGACGGGCGCCGGCAACGAGAGTTGTTTCGCCTTGCGGCGCCGCTTGCTCGCGTCCTCGTCCCTGGAGGGCTCGGCCTCCGCCGAGGATTCGGATGAGACGCCTTCCGGCTCGCCGTCTTCGACCGAAGCGCCTTGCGCCTTGGCACGGCGTCGCGCCTTCGCTCGCTCCGCCGCGTCGCCGAGCGCCACGGTGGTGGCCCCGCCAGAGGCGGAGCCCGCTTCGCGCGCATCGGCCTTGCGAAGGCGGCGTTGTGACACGTCGGGAACCTCTTCGTCGCCCTCGAGCGCCGCGGCGAGAGCGTCGTCCTCGGGCAGGACGGCGATGGTCGCGGCGACGTCTTTCTGGAGAGCGATCCGCGGCTCGGCGTCTTTCCGCTCCTGCTCGGCGCGCTCGCGCTCGATCTCGCGGGCCGTGCGCCAGGCCTCGGCGACGCTGCGCGCGCCAGCCGCGGTGCCGCGGGCGCCGCGCGCGCCAAAGTCGGCGACGAAGCGCATGAGCGCAATAAACGAGAACGCGGCGCGGCCGATCAAGATGAGGCCGAAAGTCGCGAAGCCGACGATGAAGCTTCCGACGGTAGAGAACAGGGAGCGAGCGAGCTCACCGAAGAGCTCTCCGACCACACCTGCAGCGGCGGCGCTGCCGAAGGCGCGCAAGCCCGGCCAGCCCACCTGCAAGAGCGCCGACGCCGTCAGCACGATCAGCAAGTCGCCAGCGAAGCGCGCCGGCGTGAGCGTGCTGGGTTTTGAGCGCACGAGGGGAATGCCCAGCAGCGCCGCCTCGAGCGGGAGCGCCCAGGCGACGAGGCCGATGGCGCCCACGAGCGCCTTCGCGATGACTTCGCCAACGGGCCCGACCCAATTCGGTCCGTAGCTCGTGCTCTGCGCCGGGTCCCCTTGAAACGAGGCGAGCGCCAGCGACACGAACAAGGCCGCGGTCCACAGGAGGAGTGCGATGGCCTCGCGGCCACGGGCGTGCGACGGCGCGGCGTTGGGCCCGACGACCGCACGCAAACGCGAGCGCATCTCCGACGGCGCCAGTCGAACGTTCGACGGCAGGTTGCGCGCGGGAACCGCGGCGGACCGCTCGACCTCGGGAACGCTTTCCTGGGCGTCACCATCGGTCGTGCGACGAGGAGCAAAGAGGGGGAGCGCCATTGCGTACGTTATCCTACATAGGCGCCCGTGCGAGGGGAGGCCAAGTTTGGTTGCGAGGCTCCTCACGAGGGCCGCGGTGGAGGTCGTGGGAAGCTTGGGAAAGAACGCGAGGCGGCGTAGGATGGCGCGTCGGGTCTTCGGGCCCCTGCTTTTGTTGGATGCTTGTTGGATTGGTGGAGCGCTGACGCCCGCGCGATGGCGGGGCATGAGGGCTCATCCACCCGCGCGCGATGAAAAGACGCGGGATGAACCGTGTGCCGTACACTTCGAGAGGGTCCGAGGGACCGGGAACGACCATGATCATCGACAAACGGAGCACGCGAACGGTTGCGTTCGCCCTCGTCCTGGGACTCTCTTCGCTCGGCATCGGCGGGTGCGCCGTCAGCGAGAACGATGTCCACCGTTGGGAAACAACGGAGCAAGGACCGCGAAAGCTCTACGCCGTCGTCACCCACGAGAAATTCGCTTGGCCGCTGCGCGTCGAAGCGGCGCTGTCGTTGATTCGGATGAAGCCGCGGCACGGAAAAAACTGGGGCATCCCGTACCTCGTGGAAGGGTTCAAGGACGAGGGCGGCGAGGTCAAGGAAGGCGCCATTGTTGCCCTCCAGCCGGACACGCGGAAGAAGCTCCTGGAGGCCATGGCGCCGGAGCTCGTGAAGCAGATCAAGACGCCTCCGCCGGCCAAGAACCCGGACGGGACGCGCCCGCCCGATCCGTCGACCCCCTTTAAGGACGCAGCCTTCGCGGTTCTCTCTCACGACCCGCCGCTGGTGACCGACGAGAAGGTCCGGAGCGAGCTGGCGGCGGCCATCACCTATTGGACGCAGGCCGACTTCGAGGCCCGCATCGACTACACGGCGCAACAGTTTGGCGTCGAACAGGTGCTGCGGTTCTTGGGCGCGCCGGCCGTCAAGGCGCTACCCGGAATGATCACCGAGACGTCGAGCAAGATTGACCGCCTCGCGCTCCTCATCGCCGAGATCGGTGATCCGGAAACGAAGCTGAAGGCGTCGGCAGCCATCGTGGCGCTCGCGCAGAAGCTCGACTCCAACGAGTGGATCGAGAAGCAGAAACCCTTGGTCGCCGATGCGAACAAGCGCGGCGGGATCAAGACCACGCCGGAGCAGCTCGCGCAACAAGTCGCCAAGTATCAGGAGCAAGAGCTCATCCGAGTCTTCGGGGGAATGAAGCGCATCGGGGGGCGGCCGACGATCGACTATCTGCTCAAGTACGCCAGCGACAAGAACAACAGCGAAGAGCGCCGAAAGGCCGCCCTCGCGGCCCTCGAAGGCCGCGTCGACAAGAGCAACAAGGGCGACATCGACAAGCTCTTTGCCTTGGCGAAAGACGACGCGACGCCTGACTCCGTTCGTGACCTTGTCTTCGGCCGCCTCGGCGAGCTTCCCAAGGAGATGGTCACGACGCGGCTCTACGAGCTCTTTGATTCGAGCGCCAAGTGGAAGGTTCGCTGGGTCGCCGCTTCGCTGGCGCTCAAGACGATCACCACGAAGGAGCTTGACACCTTCATGAGCAAGCTCCCGAAGGTGCCGACGCAGAAGATGAGCCTCACGGAGACCGTCTCCTACGGCGGCTCGATCCAGAAGCTAGAGGGCCCGAAGAAGGCGCGTGACGTCATCGCGCCCTATCTCGACTCGAAAGACATGGGAGCGCGGCTCGTGGCGCTCGGGTTCTTCTACGGCGGCAAGAAGGCCGACATCCCCGTCGTCCAGCGACACGAGGCGGACACGATGTTGATCCCGAAGTGCGAAGCGGCTGACGAATGCGGCTGGTCCTGCGACGTGCCCAAGCCGGGCACTCAGGAGCGGGAGTCGAAGGAGATCAAGACCGTCGGCGAGTTCGCCAAATTCTGCGTTATCCCATCGATGACGGAGTGACGGCAAGCAGGGCGGCCCTGGCGTGTCGGCTCGCGCGACGCGCGGGCTTCTGAGGAGTGTCTTTGACGATGAGCTCGGATCCGAACAAGAAAAGCGCACGAACGTTCCAGTGCCGCGACGTCCTGTGGGAGACGTTCGAGCAGATGGCGCGTGAGCTCGAGTGCAGCGTCGACTACCTCATCAACGAGGCGATGAAGCAATACGCGCGTCAGCGGAGCTACGGCACGCGAACGCCGTTTCCTGGAGGCCCCGATCGGCAACCGGGCACCTTTCCGCCGCCGTCGGTGCCGTCGTCGGCGCCGCGCACCGGACCGCCGCCGCCGGTTCGCAGCGGCGGCATGCCCGGACCAAGCGCGGGGCCCGCACCGATGTCGGGAGCCATGAACCGTGCTCCCCTGCCGGCGCCGCCGCCGCGGATGGGCGGCATGGGGACGTCGCCTCCGATGGGCAGCAGCGGCGGTGGGCTGCCCGCGCCTCCGCCGCGTTCAGTGGGCGGCCTGGGGCTGCCGCCCGTTCCACCACGAAGCGTTCCGCCGGTGCCACCGCGGAGCGTGCC contains:
- a CDS encoding PQQ-like beta-propeller repeat protein, yielding MQRLPIAILVVVGALLVFTRARRPSVVGLGAPVAVPLASPALSAEAALGTLEPLGAGVVNAHASTTFHGDRARTHRAPGVVARAPRERWSIALGAPVVAQPVLSNDEKTVHVLALDGTLLAVDRRGAIQRKVALGAKAYGTPLVGDDGTVYVGCDAKRMVAVAKSGSIAWKLDVEGEADVAPAFVDGGRLAFAAGPVLYVVSTSGVVSARYRAKKKIFTAPAIAADQTIYFGSQDRHAYAVSPDGRLKWSVDLGADVDGGPAVADDGDVYFGTDGGAVFRLRPGDGSVVARTDVGGHVRGAISVARDGGLLVGVYGPRAGLLRLVRGAVVGAFRVPGPSSREFGVHGGALEDSEGTLVFGAQDDAVYAIERGGRVRFRVDRGADVDAPVTLASDGGLIVAADDGRVAELGD
- a CDS encoding FHA domain-containing protein, producing the protein MSSDPNKKSARTFQCRDVLWETFEQMARELECSVDYLINEAMKQYARQRSYGTRTPFPGGPDRQPGTFPPPSVPSSAPRTGPPPPVRSGGMPGPSAGPAPMSGAMNRAPLPAPPPRMGGMGTSPPMGSSGGGLPAPPPRSVGGLGLPPVPPRSVPPVPPRSVPPPIPRSGGMPTPGPNGFEPPPPAPSPSPQGGMLALVYNGERQTVSKDRFVIGRGKQSSDLTLKDPNVSRQHAMVEFQNGLYFMVDMGSTNGIEFNGQRIARKQINEGDVFRICDHDILCTYR
- a CDS encoding DNA translocase FtsK, coding for MRSLATKLGLPSHGRLCRITYAMALPLFAPRRTTDGDAQESVPEVERSAAVPARNLPSNVRLAPSEMRSRLRAVVGPNAAPSHARGREAIALLLWTAALFVSLALASFQGDPAQSTSYGPNWVGPVGEVIAKALVGAIGLVAWALPLEAALLGIPLVRSKPSTLTPARFAGDLLIVLTASALLQVGWPGLRAFGSAAAAGVVGELFGELARSLFSTVGSFIVGFATFGLILIGRAAFSFIALMRFVADFGARGARGTAAGARSVAEAWRTAREIERERAEQERKDAEPRIALQKDVAATIAVLPEDDALAAALEGDEEVPDVSQRRLRKADAREAGSASGGATTVALGDAAERAKARRRAKAQGASVEDGEPEGVSSESSAEAEPSRDEDASKRRRKAKQLSLPAPVGEGDDAGAAVADVDDVSLSQAETPDASCAVPEEAADNDDVADATADAGVGAPGTRPKKKLKEPTIVDTSSVLQKEAVRERERARPQAPTSFELPKMDFLVAAKVDSAAVVDKDALFKNAELLVKTLSDYGVSGKVEDILPGPTVTTFEVSPAAGTKVSKVASLADDLALALARKVRIVAPIPGKNRIGFELPNERRIPVSLRDLIEDRRFQTLDAPLPVVLGRDIVGAPVYADLASMPHVIVAGATGAGKSVGLNVMLTSLLFRRTPEELRLLMIDPKVVELAPFDRIPHMLLPVVTDMKQASNALKWAVDEMERRYQLFADAGTKNIGTFNNWVDRVIRGEIKNPLPRTVTAKDHNGLPEELPPQAGEEGTAPLPERLPFIVIVVDEFADLMMQQGKEVEAAVARLAQKARAAGMHVILATQRPSVDVITGMIKANFPTRIAYRVAQKVDSRTILDEQGAEHLLGRGDMLIKLNGTNETKRVQCPMISEEEVQLVTDFLRKQGEPVYDENILKPRDEDGAADAEDDAEQDPLYDDAVRLVADTRRCSTSWLQRKLGLGYNRAARIVEMMERRGLVGPANGAKDREVLIDPI